A part of Paraliobacillus zengyii genomic DNA contains:
- a CDS encoding DUF6470 family protein produces MDFPQIRLQTRAAQISIQHTEGQQQIRQPKAQQTIQQPKGDLKINTTPSRLSIDQSEAWADLGFKSVKRMTREQAQEGKQAVFAAISRRIQQGEELMKIENGGNPISKQAVDNSQDPPKQFNIGWIPSAGSVKTSYQPAKVNIQYTAQKANIQTQAQKPTTNYQPGAVDVSLAQKNQLDIDFDNLKYKGIGGFEILI; encoded by the coding sequence ATGGATTTCCCCCAAATACGTTTACAAACAAGAGCCGCTCAAATCAGTATTCAACATACAGAAGGACAACAACAAATTCGGCAACCCAAAGCACAACAAACCATCCAACAACCAAAGGGAGATTTAAAAATCAATACGACGCCTTCCAGACTAAGTATTGACCAATCCGAAGCTTGGGCAGATTTAGGCTTTAAATCCGTGAAAAGAATGACAAGAGAACAAGCACAAGAAGGAAAACAAGCAGTCTTTGCAGCGATCTCAAGGCGAATTCAACAAGGTGAAGAATTAATGAAGATAGAAAATGGTGGAAATCCAATTTCAAAACAAGCTGTTGATAATAGCCAAGACCCACCAAAGCAATTTAATATTGGTTGGATTCCATCAGCTGGATCAGTAAAAACGTCTTATCAACCAGCTAAAGTTAACATTCAATACACGGCACAAAAAGCTAACATTCAAACACAAGCACAAAAGCCAACAACCAATTATCAACCTGGAGCTGTGGATGTTAGTCTAGCACAGAAAAATCAACTGGATATTGATTTTGATAATCTTAAATATAAAGGTATCGGTGGTTTTGAAATTTTAATATAG
- a CDS encoding flagellar hook-associated protein 2: MAYSVDTASRVTGLASGIDTDTMVKDLMAAERLPLDKMEQDVSWTTWQRDSYRDMNKLFYDLDQQTLDMKLQKTYQSKTSASTNEAAVTATATAGATNSSYSIGVNSLATTAINVSTAGISGTTKIDQYGKLSEQDFGGTDITGDGSFDISYFDENGAEVTTNIVYTADDTLNSVLKKIGTATGNEIRATYDTQSDKIIMERTTTGNYNTNGSEIGFTTTGFLADTLRLDTAQESGGTDATFTYNGVEFTSKENSYTLNDVTFNFTSVTTSAATITIDNDIDASYDKIMAFIESYNTAIETVNAALQEDRYRDYKPLTEAQREELSDTEIEQWEEKSKSGLLKGDTTLSNGLSSMRYGWYSNVDNSSNFNSITDIGISTSSNYLDRGKLEVNEDKLKAALREDPDSVYKLFSNDVEGSGRGIINRLEDSIASTIKNVEVRAGKASSTEQQYTLGRKLNDMEDRISAFEDRLRSIEDRYWTQFGAMEKMIQQMNSQSSYLSQQFSY, from the coding sequence ATGGCTTATAGTGTAGATACAGCAAGTAGGGTAACAGGTCTTGCATCTGGAATTGATACAGATACAATGGTAAAAGATTTAATGGCTGCAGAACGTTTACCATTAGATAAGATGGAACAAGATGTTTCATGGACAACATGGCAACGTGATTCTTATCGTGATATGAATAAGTTGTTTTATGATCTTGATCAACAGACTCTAGATATGAAATTGCAAAAAACATATCAATCCAAAACATCTGCTTCGACAAATGAAGCAGCAGTCACAGCAACAGCAACAGCTGGTGCTACTAACAGTTCGTATTCAATTGGGGTAAATTCACTTGCGACAACAGCTATTAATGTAAGTACAGCTGGTATTTCTGGAACAACAAAGATTGATCAATATGGGAAATTGAGTGAACAAGATTTTGGTGGGACTGATATCACTGGTGATGGTTCATTCGATATATCGTATTTTGATGAAAATGGGGCAGAGGTAACAACAAATATCGTGTATACAGCTGATGATACGTTAAATAGTGTACTTAAAAAAATCGGTACAGCAACTGGTAATGAAATTCGCGCAACATATGATACGCAAAGTGATAAGATTATTATGGAACGAACAACAACAGGTAATTATAATACAAATGGCAGTGAAATTGGATTTACAACAACAGGTTTTCTCGCTGATACATTGCGATTAGACACCGCACAAGAGTCTGGTGGAACAGATGCTACATTTACTTATAATGGTGTTGAGTTTACATCCAAAGAAAATTCCTATACATTAAACGATGTAACATTTAACTTTACGAGTGTAACTACTTCAGCAGCAACAATAACGATAGATAATGATATTGATGCATCATATGATAAAATTATGGCGTTTATTGAAAGCTATAATACAGCAATTGAAACAGTTAATGCTGCTTTACAAGAGGATCGCTATCGTGATTATAAACCGTTAACAGAAGCTCAAAGAGAAGAATTATCAGATACTGAGATTGAACAGTGGGAAGAAAAATCGAAGAGTGGTCTATTAAAAGGGGATACGACCTTATCGAATGGATTATCCTCTATGCGATATGGCTGGTATAGTAATGTTGATAATAGTAGTAATTTTAATAGCATCACAGATATAGGAATTTCTACTTCATCAAACTACTTAGACCGTGGAAAGTTAGAAGTGAATGAAGATAAGCTAAAAGCTGCCTTGCGAGAAGATCCTGATTCAGTCTATAAATTATTCTCTAACGATGTGGAAGGTTCTGGTCGTGGTATTATTAATCGTTTAGAAGACTCGATTGCAAGTACAATAAAAAATGTTGAAGTAAGAGCAGGGAAAGCAAGCTCAACTGAACAACAATATACATTAGGTAGAAAATTGAATGACATGGAAGATCGGATTTCAGCATTTGAAGATCGATTACGGTCTATAGAAGACCGTTATTGGACGCAATTTGGTGCTATGGAGAAAATGATCCAACAAATGAATTCGCAGTCTAGTTACTTGTCACAACAATTCAGCTATTAA
- the fliS gene encoding flagellar export chaperone FliS: MVYQQQYQAYKNNSVNTASPGELTLMLYNGCLKFIKQAKKNMEEKNIELKNTNIQKAQKIISEFMLTLDPKAEITKEMMPMYDYINHRLMEANIQNDISALDEAYGLVEEFRDTWKEVVKQTRQQQYAQGAQV; the protein is encoded by the coding sequence ATGGTTTATCAACAACAATACCAAGCGTATAAAAACAATTCAGTTAACACTGCCTCACCAGGTGAGTTGACGTTAATGTTGTATAATGGTTGTTTGAAATTTATTAAACAAGCAAAAAAAAATATGGAAGAAAAAAACATAGAATTAAAAAATACAAACATTCAAAAGGCACAAAAAATCATTAGTGAGTTCATGCTTACATTAGATCCAAAAGCTGAAATTACCAAAGAAATGATGCCGATGTATGATTATATAAATCATCGCTTGATGGAAGCGAATATCCAAAATGATATCTCGGCTCTCGACGAAGCTTATGGACTTGTCGAAGAATTTCGTGATACGTGGAAAGAAGTTGTAAAACAGACACGTCAACAGCAATATGCACAAGGCGCGCAAGTTTAA
- a CDS encoding CGNR zinc finger domain-containing protein, producing MVESKKFPLISDNLSIDIVNTEIVRRGERQDLLVEEEDLLNWLDDMKVNLFLNKEDYEKIESQIRSILSRLLEMRAILRNNFELIADGQPIQEKFITLLEKKIENAPFIYKLVNNKLIPKPVGKIEDVLESYIAYDALSLIHHNKLSYLKHCSNPECVLLFIDETGRRKWCSMKICGNRNKVAQFQSRKKS from the coding sequence ATGGTAGAGTCGAAGAAATTCCCGCTTATATCAGATAATCTCTCTATCGATATAGTTAACACTGAAATTGTAAGACGTGGAGAAAGGCAAGATCTATTAGTGGAGGAAGAAGACTTACTTAATTGGCTTGATGATATGAAAGTAAACTTGTTTTTGAATAAAGAGGATTATGAAAAGATTGAATCTCAAATTCGAAGTATCTTATCAAGGCTTTTAGAAATGCGCGCTATTTTACGCAATAATTTTGAATTAATAGCTGATGGACAGCCAATTCAAGAGAAATTTATAACTCTTTTAGAAAAAAAGATTGAGAATGCACCATTTATATATAAGCTTGTAAATAATAAACTTATACCTAAGCCAGTTGGAAAAATTGAGGATGTGTTAGAATCGTATATTGCTTATGACGCATTAAGCTTAATCCATCATAATAAGTTGTCTTATCTCAAACATTGCTCAAATCCTGAATGCGTCCTATTATTTATTGATGAGACTGGTCGTCGCAAATGGTGTTCAATGAAAATTTGTGGGAATAGGAACAAGGTTGCTCAATTTCAGTCAAGAAAAAAAAGCTAA
- the fliW gene encoding flagellar assembly protein FliW, whose product MQIETKYFNKITIDENKLIDFPQGIPGFIEENQFVLLPLEKETLFYVLQSTKTKELAFVVVDPFHFSKDYELNIDDNTIEMLQIKSEEDVQVFVIMSLKEPFTSSTANLQAPVIINQKEQVAKQYITNSKYYTTKETIFTKNSTSKRED is encoded by the coding sequence ATGCAAATAGAAACGAAATACTTTAATAAAATAACGATTGACGAAAATAAATTAATTGATTTTCCACAAGGTATTCCAGGTTTTATTGAAGAAAATCAATTTGTCTTATTACCATTAGAAAAAGAAACATTGTTTTATGTCTTACAATCTACAAAAACAAAAGAACTTGCATTTGTAGTAGTTGATCCTTTTCACTTTAGCAAAGATTATGAATTAAACATAGACGATAATACGATTGAAATGTTGCAGATTAAGTCAGAGGAAGATGTACAAGTGTTTGTAATAATGTCCCTAAAGGAACCATTTACTTCAAGTACTGCAAATCTTCAAGCACCAGTTATCATTAATCAAAAAGAACAAGTTGCCAAACAATATATTACGAATAGTAAGTACTATACGACAAAAGAAACAATCTTCACAAAAAATAGTACCTCCAAAAGGGAGGATTAA
- the flgL gene encoding flagellar hook-associated protein FlgL, whose protein sequence is MRVTQSMLTNNMLKNLSSSYSNLDKYMDQLSTGKKINRPSDDPVIAMKGMNYRTQVSDVEQFQRNISEVNNWMDNSDSQLDETTQALQRLRELAVQGSNGTYEDGQRENIAAEVDQLKEHLIDIANTEVNGKYIFNGTSTTGEAPVTVDEDGNVTGVSTNDDAVRIEVTDGTKLQVNVTAGNVFSEEFFKDIEAFSTALKSDTDEDLDSHIATMDTHINNTVNERADLGARMNRVELIVNRLENQSISANKMMSDNEDADLEEVIIQLTTQESVHRAALSAGSRVIQPSLLDFLS, encoded by the coding sequence ATGCGTGTAACACAAAGTATGTTGACGAATAATATGCTTAAAAACCTCAGTAGTAGTTACAGTAATTTAGATAAATATATGGACCAGTTATCAACAGGTAAAAAAATTAATCGTCCTTCCGATGATCCAGTTATTGCAATGAAGGGGATGAATTATCGTACCCAAGTATCTGATGTGGAACAGTTTCAACGCAATATTAGTGAAGTAAATAACTGGATGGATAATTCAGATTCGCAATTAGATGAAACAACACAAGCATTACAGCGTCTTCGAGAATTAGCTGTTCAAGGTTCTAATGGTACGTATGAAGATGGACAACGTGAAAATATTGCAGCAGAAGTTGACCAATTAAAAGAACATCTAATTGACATTGCTAACACAGAGGTTAATGGTAAATATATATTTAATGGAACGAGTACAACAGGTGAAGCACCTGTAACTGTTGATGAAGATGGTAATGTTACAGGTGTTTCAACAAATGATGACGCAGTCCGAATTGAAGTAACGGATGGAACAAAACTGCAAGTTAATGTTACAGCAGGAAATGTATTCAGCGAGGAATTTTTTAAGGATATCGAAGCTTTTTCAACTGCTTTAAAATCTGATACTGATGAAGACCTTGATTCCCATATTGCAACAATGGACACACATATTAATAATACAGTAAATGAACGTGCTGATCTTGGTGCGCGTATGAATCGAGTAGAACTGATCGTAAATCGGTTAGAGAATCAATCAATTTCGGCTAATAAAATGATGTCTGATAATGAAGATGCAGATTTAGAAGAAGTTATTATTCAACTTACTACACAGGAAAGTGTTCATCGTGCTGCATTAAGTGCTGGTTCACGTGTGATTCAACCATCATTATTAGATTTTCTAAGTTAA
- a CDS encoding flagellar protein FliT, with protein sequence MERMERLEDISMKLYHLLDQPMLGIDREKMIKDAQELLAERELILQEVKAPYTEEENEIGQRLIPIDKKIEQKLNHLFTNLKVEMRSVKRQKSSNQKYTNPYENASNFDGTFLDKKK encoded by the coding sequence ATGGAAAGAATGGAAAGGCTAGAAGATATCTCGATGAAATTGTATCACTTATTAGATCAACCGATGTTAGGAATTGATAGAGAAAAGATGATTAAAGATGCTCAAGAATTATTAGCGGAACGCGAGTTGATTTTGCAAGAGGTGAAAGCACCATACACCGAAGAAGAAAATGAAATTGGGCAAAGATTAATTCCAATTGATAAGAAAATCGAGCAAAAGCTTAATCATCTTTTCACGAATCTAAAAGTAGAAATGCGTTCGGTTAAGAGACAAAAATCTTCTAATCAAAAGTATACAAATCCATACGAAAATGCGTCAAACTTTGATGGGACTTTTTTAGATAAAAAGAAATAG
- a CDS encoding HPP family protein: protein MGNKSISDQENRSVTRLAYFLKMRGEGRSTLKIVPKDALTGLIGGFLTIFSLVILTNITSIGWLIAPFGASCVLAFGVWNSPLSQPRNIIGGHVISTFAGLSVYHLFGASPWSIGLAVGLAVAAMMLTKTTHPPAGADPLVVMMGEYSWGLLVSPVLIGSVIIVLLALLINNLRSDRKYPTFWV, encoded by the coding sequence ATGGGTAATAAAAGTATCTCAGATCAAGAAAATCGAAGTGTTACACGATTAGCATATTTCTTGAAAATGCGAGGAGAGGGAAGGAGCACATTAAAAATAGTGCCAAAGGATGCACTAACAGGACTAATTGGAGGTTTTCTAACTATTTTTTCTTTAGTTATACTGACTAATATTACATCAATAGGATGGTTAATAGCGCCATTTGGTGCAAGTTGTGTGTTAGCGTTTGGTGTTTGGAATTCTCCGTTATCACAACCCAGAAATATTATTGGTGGACACGTTATTTCAACTTTCGCAGGTTTGTCTGTCTATCATCTATTTGGTGCTAGTCCCTGGTCAATAGGTCTAGCAGTCGGTCTAGCAGTTGCTGCAATGATGTTGACAAAAACGACACACCCTCCAGCAGGTGCTGATCCACTTGTTGTTATGATGGGAGAATATAGTTGGGGACTTCTAGTTTCACCGGTTTTAATAGGTTCAGTAATCATTGTATTACTTGCATTATTAATCAATAATTTACGTAGTGATAGGAAATACCCAACTTTCTGGGTTTAA
- a CDS encoding DUF4190 domain-containing protein produces the protein MKGRVYMEEQQHYQQAPVTNGKAIASLVLGILSIVIPWIGFIFGIIGIVLSSKAKKEIANYQQAGNGMAVAGLVTSIVGTALYGLLLILLIFFSIAVGNSMY, from the coding sequence ATGAAAGGACGTGTTTATATGGAGGAGCAGCAACACTATCAACAGGCACCAGTAACAAATGGAAAGGCAATTGCCTCGTTGGTTCTTGGTATCTTATCTATTGTCATTCCATGGATTGGTTTCATTTTCGGCATTATTGGTATTGTCTTATCAAGCAAGGCAAAAAAGGAAATTGCGAATTATCAACAAGCTGGGAACGGTATGGCAGTTGCGGGTTTGGTAACTAGTATTGTTGGAACAGCATTATACGGACTATTACTTATACTACTAATTTTCTTCAGCATTGCAGTCGGCAATAGTATGTATTAA
- a CDS encoding winged helix-turn-helix transcriptional regulator yields the protein MNIPNLQELMAQNLNNQENCNPSFNPLDPVFNVLQGKWKNQVLFEIIVLKSARFGQLNRAIPKITNTMLTTTLRELEKDGLITRKQYNEIPPRVEYTITEKGKDLLPVYYEMYKWGIKYQKE from the coding sequence ATGAACATACCGAATTTACAAGAATTAATGGCCCAAAATTTAAATAATCAAGAAAACTGCAATCCTAGTTTTAACCCGCTTGATCCTGTTTTCAATGTCTTGCAGGGGAAGTGGAAGAATCAAGTACTATTTGAAATTATCGTTTTAAAAAGCGCTCGTTTTGGTCAGCTTAATCGAGCTATCCCAAAAATTACAAATACTATGCTAACTACGACGTTACGAGAGCTAGAAAAGGATGGTTTAATCACAAGGAAACAATATAATGAAATCCCTCCACGTGTTGAATATACAATTACAGAAAAAGGGAAAGATTTACTTCCCGTTTATTATGAAATGTATAAGTGGGGCATCAAGTATCAAAAGGAATAA
- a CDS encoding SDR family NAD(P)-dependent oxidoreductase yields MKTLLITGGTSGIGKGLAKYYLATGNRVIIVSRNKGDLPNAIYLQADLSLVSENYRIIENIQRTYGAIDGLILCAVLQTSRKDAFITQEGLEFTFALQYLSRYILSNRLAFNDDSFILNVATPGIYSPINFDDLEYRRKFNSVKANGNANRLNDLLGAGFKRKGVRYILYNPMAVRTSGARSVFANPLMRIFLRVVHRLVGHEVDEIVNSIVDVLKESRSQSFSAYRLSKPVVSMKTFNSQKAKQLEGITKKLLLNV; encoded by the coding sequence ATGAAAACATTGTTAATTACAGGAGGTACTAGTGGCATTGGCAAAGGACTGGCGAAGTATTATTTAGCAACTGGGAATAGGGTCATTATCGTAAGCAGAAATAAAGGTGATCTACCTAATGCTATTTATCTTCAAGCAGATCTGAGTCTTGTTTCGGAAAACTACCGTATTATCGAGAATATCCAAAGGACCTATGGCGCAATCGATGGATTGATTCTTTGCGCTGTCCTACAAACATCTCGTAAAGACGCTTTTATCACACAAGAAGGTTTAGAATTCACCTTTGCTTTGCAGTATTTAAGTCGGTATATCCTTTCAAATCGATTAGCATTTAATGATGACTCTTTTATTTTAAATGTTGCTACCCCCGGTATCTACAGCCCCATCAACTTTGACGATTTAGAATATCGTCGCAAGTTTAACAGCGTGAAGGCTAACGGCAATGCCAACCGGCTAAATGACTTGTTGGGTGCAGGATTCAAACGCAAGGGCGTTCGTTATATTTTATATAATCCAATGGCTGTAAGAACATCTGGGGCTAGATCAGTCTTTGCGAATCCATTAATGAGAATATTCTTGAGAGTAGTTCACCGTCTAGTAGGACATGAGGTTGATGAAATCGTGAATAGTATTGTTGACGTATTAAAGGAATCAAGATCGCAGAGTTTCTCAGCTTATAGACTTTCAAAACCTGTTGTATCCATGAAAACATTTAATTCTCAAAAGGCTAAACAGTTGGAAGGGATTACTAAAAAGTTACTTTTAAATGTGTAG
- the csrA gene encoding carbon storage regulator CsrA: MLVLTRKVNETIKIGDDIELKVLGIDGDQIKLGIDAPKNIDIHRMEVYLDIQAENSEAASFSTDLLHLLKKNSKKD, translated from the coding sequence ATGTTAGTACTGACAAGAAAGGTAAATGAAACAATTAAAATTGGTGATGACATTGAGTTAAAAGTGTTAGGTATAGACGGAGATCAAATTAAGCTAGGAATTGATGCGCCAAAGAATATTGATATTCACCGAATGGAAGTTTATTTAGATATTCAAGCCGAAAACAGCGAAGCAGCAAGCTTTTCAACCGATTTGTTACATTTATTAAAAAAAAATTCAAAAAAAGATTAA
- a CDS encoding DinB family protein, which yields MSGFIFEQLWFARNNTIERVSELDEASSLITPEHFNNNIKWNLGHIYLIHEKFAFHVTGEETKIPGNFLDIFSPGTRPSEWINVEIPKLDELITMLKKQVDRIEKTQRSQLKTYVDKPYTTSTGLTLSTVEALLSFCLYHEGMHFDAIKSIKRIIQSEM from the coding sequence ATGAGTGGTTTTATCTTTGAGCAATTATGGTTTGCACGCAACAATACAATTGAACGGGTTTCAGAATTAGATGAAGCGTCATCGCTTATCACACCAGAACATTTCAATAATAATATAAAATGGAATTTAGGACATATCTATTTAATTCATGAAAAATTCGCTTTTCATGTAACTGGAGAAGAAACTAAAATACCAGGTAATTTCTTAGATATTTTTAGTCCAGGTACAAGACCTAGTGAATGGATAAATGTAGAAATACCTAAGCTTGATGAATTAATTACAATGTTAAAAAAACAAGTGGATCGGATTGAAAAAACACAGAGGTCACAATTGAAAACGTACGTAGACAAACCATATACGACATCAACTGGTCTTACTTTATCAACGGTAGAAGCACTTCTTAGCTTTTGTTTGTACCATGAGGGAATGCATTTTGATGCAATTAAATCAATTAAACGGATAATTCAAAGTGAAATGTAG
- a CDS encoding flagellin, with translation MRINHNIAALNTHRQLGSANNAQQASMEKLSSGLRINGAKDDAAGLAISEKMRGQIRGLDQASTNAQDANSLLQTAEGALNETHDILQRMRELATQSANDTNTDTDRAELQKEVNELASEITRIGDNTEFNTKTLLDGEFSATFHIGANEGQNLSIEVNDMRSDALEVGTVYTADATDGATILGQDGTTVLGTWQDEVAESAPGAGDGTVAGYFDGADLVLEAETQFAANTKGAIGIDISSQGTADTAITTINNAIETVSAERSKLGATQNRLDHTINNLGTSSENLTAAESRIRDVDMAKEMMNQTKNSILAQASQAMLAQANQLPQGVLQLLQ, from the coding sequence ATGAGAATTAATCACAATATCGCAGCATTAAACACACACCGTCAATTAGGTAGTGCAAACAACGCACAACAAGCTTCAATGGAGAAATTATCTTCAGGTCTTCGTATCAATGGTGCTAAGGACGATGCAGCAGGTCTTGCAATTTCAGAGAAAATGCGTGGTCAGATCCGTGGTTTGGATCAAGCTTCTACTAATGCTCAAGATGCCAACTCTTTATTACAAACTGCAGAGGGTGCTTTAAATGAGACACATGACATCCTTCAACGTATGCGTGAATTAGCAACACAATCTGCCAACGATACGAATACAGATACGGATCGTGCTGAACTACAAAAAGAAGTTAATGAACTTGCTTCAGAAATCACTAGAATTGGTGATAATACTGAGTTTAATACAAAGACTTTACTTGATGGTGAATTTAGTGCTACTTTCCATATTGGTGCTAATGAAGGACAAAATCTTTCTATCGAAGTAAATGATATGCGTTCGGACGCATTAGAAGTAGGTACTGTTTATACTGCAGATGCAACTGATGGAGCAACAATACTTGGACAAGATGGTACTACAGTATTGGGTACTTGGCAAGATGAGGTAGCTGAAAGTGCACCAGGAGCTGGTGATGGAACTGTTGCAGGTTATTTTGATGGTGCTGATCTAGTTTTAGAAGCAGAGACACAATTTGCAGCAAATACAAAAGGTGCAATTGGTATTGATATTTCTTCACAAGGTACAGCTGATACTGCAATCACAACAATCAACAATGCGATTGAAACAGTTTCTGCTGAGCGTTCTAAACTTGGTGCTACTCAAAACCGTTTAGATCACACAATTAACAACTTGGGTACATCTTCTGAAAACCTAACTGCTGCGGAATCTCGTATCCGTGACGTAGATATGGCGAAAGAAATGATGAACCAAACTAAGAATTCAATTCTTGCACAAGCATCTCAAGCTATGCTAGCTCAAGCAAACCAGTTACCGCAAGGCGTGCTTCAATTACTACAATAA
- the flaG gene encoding flagellar protein FlaG, whose amino-acid sequence MNVEDIKIGSQLLQRNENTTFSTPARDKSKDEKSVELYQQVKENSMDQPSRAQTEQLVEQLNQLLEPHFTDIKFEFHEKLEKYYVTVIDSESKELVKEIPPKKMLDVYASIAEAMGLIVDERI is encoded by the coding sequence ATGAATGTTGAGGATATTAAAATTGGATCCCAACTCCTGCAAAGAAATGAGAACACGACGTTTTCGACACCTGCGCGAGATAAATCCAAAGATGAGAAATCTGTAGAGTTATATCAACAAGTTAAAGAAAATAGTATGGATCAGCCAAGTCGTGCTCAAACAGAACAATTAGTGGAGCAGTTAAATCAATTATTAGAACCACATTTTACAGACATTAAATTTGAATTTCATGAAAAGTTGGAAAAGTATTATGTTACAGTAATAGATTCAGAATCAAAAGAATTAGTAAAAGAAATTCCACCTAAAAAAATGCTGGATGTTTATGCATCGATAGCCGAGGCAATGGGATTGATCGTAGATGAGCGAATTTAA